A region of the Muricauda sp. MAR_2010_75 genome:
GCATGAGTAGTTTTTAGGAAAGTAAGATAGTATTTTGGCGGGAAACGCCCTAATGCGGTCAAATTTTATTGGTGCGGGCCAACAGGGTAAAGTCCGCCAAGACCAATGCTGCCATGGCCTCCACAATGGGCACCGCTCTGGGTACCACACAAGGGTCGTGCCTTCCCTTGCCTTGGGTGGTCACTGGCTCTCCTTCTTTATTTATAGTTTCGTAGGACTGCAATATGGTGGCCACAGGCTTGAAGGCCACATTAAAATAGATGTCCATGCCATTACTGATACCGCCTTGCACTCCCCCACTTCGGTTGGTTTTGGTGGTACCATCTGGGTTAAAGGCATCATTGTGCTCACTACCCTTCATTTTAATCCCTTCGAATCCACTACCATATTCAAATCCTTTTACCGCATTGATGGAGAGCATGGCAGCACCTAGTGTAGCGTGGAGCTTATCAAAAACAGGTTCGCCCAAACCGATAGGTACATTTTGAACAACACAAGTAATGACCCCGCCTATGGTATCGCCCTCTTTTTTGATGGATTTGATGTACTCCTCCATTTTCTGGGCCATTTTAGGATCGGGGCAGCGCACAGGGTTCGATTCAATCAATGAAAAGTCCAATTCCTGATACGATTTTTCCATTTTCAGTTCTCCAACCTGAGAGACAAAGGCATTGATTTGAATGTCACTCAAAAACTGTTTGGCAATTGCACCGGCCACCACCCTGCTGGCCGTTTCGCGGGCTGAGCTGCGCCCCCCTCCGCGATAATCGCGAAAACCATATTTCTTATCATACACATAATCCGCATGGGAGGGCCTGTACGAATCCTTGATATGGGAGTAATCCTTTGATTTTTGATTGGTATTGTGGATAGCAAAACCGATGGGTGTTCCAGTGGTTTTTCCGTCAAACAAACCGGAGTAGATTTCAACCGTGTCGGGTTCTTTTCGCTGTGTTACGATGGACGATTGACCTGGTTTTCTTCGGTTTAATTCCAATTGGATTTTTTCGATATCCAATTCCACCCCTGCAGGGCAACCATCCAATACGCCACCAATGGCTTTTCCATGTGATTCACCAAAGGTGGTCAACCTAAAAAGTTGCCCAAAAGAATTTCCAGCCATCCGGTATAAAAATTTGTGGTTGCCCAAAGGTAGATGTTCTAACCCTAATTAAAAAGCAACTCCAGCAGTTAATCTTAATGTAACATAGGATTCTTAGCCTTGATGTTTTGTTAACCATATCCTCATAAATTATTGATTTGAATTTGATTTTCAGTTTATTCCTACGCCGTTATTTTGCATTTAAACCCTATACATTTGAAAAAAAGGAAGATAGAACTGGCGGTTATATCAGATGTCCATCTTGGAACCTATGGCTGTCATGCAGATGAACTCATTGCTTACCTGAACAGCATACAGCCGAAAAAGCTCATTTTAAATGGGGATATCATTGATATTTGGCAGTTTAGCAAACGGTATTTTCCTCCATCTCACTTAAAAGTGTTGAGAAAGCTCATCGGGATGGCCTCAAAAGGAACGGAAGTTTACTATATCACTGGAAATCATGATGAAATGCTTCGTAAGTTCAGTGATACTTCAATGGGAAATTTTAAAATAGCGAACAAGCTAGTCCTGAATTTGGATGGTAAGAAAGCATGGATTTTTCATGGTGATGTTTTTGACGTTTCCATCCAAAATGCCAAATGGCTGGCCAAACTTGGCGGATACGGATACGACCTCTTGATTTTGATCAATAGCTTTGTGAATTGGTGGTTGGTGAAGTTGGGCCGCGAAAAATATTCTTTGTCAAAACGTATCAAAAACAGCGTAAAAAGTGCGGTAAAGTACATCAATAACTTTGAAAAGACCGCGGCAGAACTCGCCATTGAAAATGAGTATGATTATGTAATCTGTGGGCACATCCATCAACCCAAAAAGGAGCGCTATGAGAATAAAAATGGGAGTTGTATCTATCTCAATTCTGGCGATTGGGTAGAAAATTTGACCGCTTTGGAATATTCGTTCAAACGTTGGAGAATCTACCATTACAACCATGATAGGTTATCCCCATTCTTTGTGGATGAAGACCTTAAGGAGATGGACATAAACGAACTGATCGCTTCCATAACCGACAAGGAAGTAGATATGGAGGAAATCAATGATGAGGACTTACCTAATGAAAATTTCAACGACGAATCTTCATCAAAAGAAAATACCAATGATCAAAAGCAAAACAAAGCGAAATTAGACAATCAAGGCTTTGCGCAAGATTGATACCGGGTGCAGGGCATCCCTCTCCGTGCCATCCTTTATTTGATGCCTACAACTTGTTCCATTGGAAGCAATCAATGTTTGCTCATCAGTTTTCTTCACCGCCGGGAACAATTTTAAACTTCCCACCTTCATACTGGTTTCATAATGTTCCTTCTCATACCCAAAGGAACCCGCCATACCACAACAACCTGACGCAATTATGGTGACTTTGTAATTTTTGGGGAGATTCAATACATCAAAGGTTACCTTTTGATTGCTCAATGCCTTTTGGTGGCAGTGGTTATGCACTTTTACGGTACGTTCCTCTTCGGTAAAACTCCCGGGGGTAATATGACCTTCAGAAATCTCACGAGCCAAAAATTCCTCAATTAAAAAAGATTGGGAAGCTAATTTCGAAAGAAGTTGTGTATTATCATGAAGGCGCTGATACTCATCCCGGAATGAAAGTATAGCTGAAGGCTCCAACCCTACAATAGGAACATTTTTGTCCAAATACGGTGCTAATTTGGACATGTTCTTGGCCACCAATTTTTTTGCTTGTTTTAAAAATCCTTTGGAGAGATAGGTCCTTCCGCTTTCAGCATAAAACAGTTCCACATCATAGCCCAACTTGCTCAGGAGCTCAATAGCGTCTTTTCCAACCTCAACATCCAAGTATTTGGTGAACTCATCCAGATACAGCACCACTTTCTTTTTGGAAAGGTCAGTGTTCTTCAGCTTGAATTTTTCCAAATGCTTTTCAAAGTTGAAGTTATACACTTTGGGGAAACTTCGCTCCGAAGCTACACCAGCAGTCTTTTTCAACATTCCGCTCAAGGTCTTGGAACCGTAAACCGCATTGGTCAACCCTGAAATTTTGCTTCCCAACGCATTCAGTTTGGTATTGTGGGCAAATAGTTTACTACGTAACGGATATCCATTGGATTCCTGATATTGATAGAGAAATTCCGCTTTTAAGGTAGCCACGTCCACATTACTGGGACATTCACTGGCGCATGCCTTGCAGCTCAAACATAGGTCAAAGACTTCCTTGAGTTCCTTCTGGTCAAACCGATTCGGCTTTTCCGATTGGGTCAAAAACTCCCGCAATGCATTGGCTCTACCACGAGTGGTATCTTTCTCATTCTTTGTGGCATGGTAGCTGGGGCACATGCCGCCAGACATCGTATGACTCTTTCTACAATCTCCACTTCCATTACATTTTTCAGCGGCTTTTAAAATGCCTTCACTGTCCGAGAAATCCATCAAGGTTTTCACTTTGGGTTCTTCCCGATCTACTTCATAGCGCAACGATTCATCCATAGGAAACGCATCCACTATCTTCCCGGGGTTGAATATGTTGTTGGGGTCGAAAGCCTTTTTCACCCGTTTCAACAACTCGTAATTGGCTTCGCCAATCATTAATGGGATGAATTCGGCACGAACAATTCCATCGCCATGCTCTCCACTGAAACTTCCTTTGTATTTTTTGGTAAGCTTGGCCACATCCGTAGTGATCGAACGGAACAAGACCACATCTTCAGACTTTTTAAGGTTAAGGATAGGACGCAAATGCAGTTCCCCTGCTCCAGCGTGGGCATAATACACCGCTTGCTGGTCATATCCCTTCATGATTTGGGAAAACTCCCCGATAAAATCCTTTAAATCCTCCAACGCAACGGCGGTATCCTCAATACAGGCCACCGCCTTTCGGTCACCTACCATATTACCCAAAAGACCCAGTCCTGCCTTACGCAATTCAATGGCCTTATTGATATCATCTCCCATTAAAATGGGATTGGCATAACTCAATCCAGACTTCTCGATGGTCTTTAGCAAGGCCTGTAACTGCTTTTGAAGGTCCTCTCCGGTGTAGGCTTTCAATTCCAACATTAAAATTCCAGCGGGATCCCCGTCAACAAAAAAACGATTGGCCAACTGTGCCCTGTTATTTTTGGTGCAGTCCAAAATCACCTTGTCCATCATCTCGCAAGTATGCAGGTTATGTTGCATAACGGGTGCCACATCGCTCAAACAATCTTCCAAGGTTTTGTAATGCGTGGCCACCATAGCAGATAACGGTGGCGGCAAATCATCCAATTGCAGGGTGATTTCAGTGGTAAACGCCAAAGTGCCTTCGCTACCAGACAGTAATTTGCAGAGGTTAAAATCCTCTTCATCGTTTCCGAAAAGATTGTTCTTTAAAAGTTCGTCCACCGCATAGCCCGTATTCCTTCGGTGTATGCTGGGTTTTGGAAATTCGGCAAGTATGTTCTTTTGATTTTCTTGGTTTGAAAGCTCTTCTTCCAAGGATGCATAAATACTACCTTCCAAGGTGGCTTCCTGTTTTTTGGAATCGTAAGTTGCTTTGGAAATGGCCGAAAAAGTTGCTTCGCTGCCATCGGAAAGCACACATTTCATGGCAAGTACCTTATCCCGCGTAACCCCATATTGAATTGAAGTCGTTCCCGAGGAATTGTTACCCACCATACCCCCTATCATACATCGGTTGGATGTTGAGGTGTTGGGACCGAAAAAAAGACCGAACGGTTTTAAATATTGATTCAACTCATCCCGTACAACACCGGGTTGCACTTTTATCTGCTTTTTTTCTTTGTCCAATTCCAAAATTTGGGTGAAATGCCTAGATACATCCACCACAATACCATCGCCAACGCACTGTCCGGCCAAAGAGGTCCCTGCCGTTCTGGGAATAAGTCCTACTGTGTTGGTATTGGCAAAGCGAATCAATGCCTTAAGATCATCACCGTTTTTGGGATAAGCCACGGCCAAAGGTGTCTTGCGGTACACTGAAGCATCAGTGGCATACAGGGCTCTACTAAGGTCATCAATCAATAGTTCTCCCTGCAGTTCTTCAGAAAGGGCTTTTAACAAATTTTTATTCAATGTGGAATAATTTTTACCTTCAAAAAAAGTTTATATGCTCTAGAAGATGTACAAAACTATCTCTAATTTTTAACTTAACGAGTAAACTTATGAAGATTACCACATTATTTGCTGCGCTTTTTTTGTTTGCAACAGCCTCCGTTAGTGCGCAGGAGATTTCAGAACATGCTCTTGGTCTCCGTTTGGGCGACAGTGATGGGTTTGGGGCCGAAATTTCCTATCAGAAATCCATAGGGAGGTATAACCGAGCTGAATTTGACCTTGGCTGGCGGGATAGCAGGTATTTTGATGCCTTTAAACTTACTGGCATTTACCAATGGGTGCACCAGTTGGATGGCAACTTTAATTGGTTCTATGGCGTAGGTGGTGGATTGGGAAGCGTTGATTTTGACCACCCCGACCCAGTCATTGATGATGATTATGACGGTCTCTTCGTCTTTGCTGCCGGGGATATTGGTGTGGAATACAACTTTGATATTCCCCTACTCCTTTCCTTGGATTTTAGACCCGAAATTGGACTGGTGGGCTATGACGGATTTGACAATGATTTTGACTTTGATATTGCCTTAGGAATACGATATCAATTCTAAAAAACAAGCTTATAAAGATCCACCCTTGGCCTTTCATTAGGTCAAGGGTTTTTTTATGCAATAAGTTATGAATACCTTAGCAGCTTAAATAACATGAAATGAAAAAAGTATTTGCAATTGTGCTGGGGGTTGTATTCTTGGCATCATGTGGTTCTAAATCTGATGGATATACATTAAATGGTACGGTTGATGGCGAAATGGACAATGGTACTTTGATATACCTAAAAACTACAGATTCCATTAACCAATTGGTAGATATTGATACCACCACCATTGAAAATGGGGTTTTTAGTTTCAAAGGGTCTCAAGCAGAACCCAAACTGCATTACATTTTTATGGAATCCAATAGAGGGAATATCCCTTTCATTCTTGAAAATGGTGAGATAGATATCGAGTTCCAGAAGGATAGTATGAACTATGCCAAGCTCAAGGGAACACCTCAAAACGATTTTTTTATGGAATTCTTGGATGAGTCAAGAGTACTTTCCGAGCGCGCCATGTCCATGCAAAATGATATGAGGGCTGCCGCTCAACAAAGAGACACGGCAACGGTGAATGCATTGCGGGAAGAGTTTATTGAATTTCAAGAGGAAGCCAAAAACTTTAATGTTGATTTTGCCAAGAACCATCCCGATGCCATGATTTCTGTATTGATCATTGGCAATCTTATGATGAGCAAAGCCATCCCTCAAGATGAAATTAAAGCATTGTTTGAAGGTCTTTCCCCTGAAATGAAGGCCACCAAGCCCGCCATGGAACTAAAGGAGCGCTTGGATAACATGAAATCTACGGAAATTGGTGCGGTGGCACCAGATTTTTCGGCCCCTACTCCCAGTGGTGAGACCTTGGCCTTGAGCGAGGTAACCCAAAAAGGCAAACTCACCTTGGTCGACTTTTGGGCTGCTTGGTGCCGACCATGCCGTATGGAAAATCCCAACATAGTTTCTGTTTACAACAAATACAAGGACAAGGGATTTAACGTACTTGGGGTTTCCTTGGATACTCGCGCAGAGGATTGGAAAGGGGCCATTGAGGCCGACGGATTGGCTTGGAACCATATCTCCAACCTAAAGCGCTTTCAGGACCCTATTGCAGAATTGTATAATGTTGATGCCATACCTGCAGCTTTTCTCTTGGATGAAAACGGTGTTATAGTGGCAAGGGACTTGCGTGGATCCGCTTTGGAAGAAAAAGTGGCAGAACTTCTCAATTAAGAAGAAATAAATTCAAATTTAGATGAAGGTTCAAGGTTTTCTTGAACCTTTTTTATGGGTCATATTTTGCCCATCTTCTCCAAAACAAACAAAATCACAATCGGGATGGCCAACAGAACCACAATAAAAGTATCTGTTGCAAACAATTCTGGTTTAAACAGTAAAGTGGTGGCATAACCGCCAATGGCACCACCAAAATGGGCGGTATGGCCAATATTGCCCAGTCTACTTTTCATCCCGTAGATGGAATAGAGCAAATAAGCGATCCCCAGCACGTATGCCGGCAATGGTATGGGAATGAACATAATGCCTAACTGCATATCAGGATTCAATAAAATGGCGGCATATAAAATTCCCGTCACGGCGCCACTGGCGCCAACCGCACTGTAATATGGTTCATTCTTATGAAAAAACATAGCTAGCAAGCTTCCTGCAATAAGGCTAATAAAGTAAATGATCAAAAACTTTCCTGGGCCAAACCAATTGATGACCACATTGGCAAAAAAATATAGGGTGAACATGTTGAAGAACAAATGGGAAATATCAACATGCAAAAATCCAGACGTAACGGTTCTTTCCCGTTGTCCGGCTTGTATTGCCCCAATGCTGAACTTATATCGGTCGAAAAAAGTGGCATCACTAAAGCCCCGTAGTGACACAATTACGTTGGCGGCTATAATGCCGATAGTTGCTATATGCAAATTGAACATGATTGTACAGGTTTGGATTCAAATATAGCTATATTTGCACACAAGAATCGTTATGCAGCTGGCCGTATTTATCCTTGCTTACCCATTGCTCTGGTTGGTTTCCAGACTCCCTTTTAAACTTATTTACCTTCTTTCGGATGGAATTTATGGGCTATTGTACTATGTTATAGGCTATCGCAAAAAAGTAGTCCGCGAAAATCTGGCCTTGGTATTTCCTGAGAAATCGGAAAAGGAACGACTTCAAATCGAAAAAAAATTCTTTCACCACATGTGTGATATGTTCATGGAAATGATCAAGACCATGGGTATCAGCAAAAAAGAAATCCAAAAACGATTTACCGTAACAAACATGTCGTTATTGAACGATCTTGAAGAAAAGGGAATCAACACCATGCTCATGCTCCCCCATTACGCAAGCTGGGAATGGGTCTTGTCATTAAACCTCCAAATAAAATCCAAAGGCTATGGTATCTATCAAAAAATACAGAACAAGTATTTTGATAGATTGGTTCGACAAATCAGAGGCAAGTTCAATACTACTTTGATTTCCACCAAGGAATCCAAAAAAATTCTAAAAGCAGCAAAAGAGAGCAATGAGTTGCTAATGGTGGGCATTATCAGCGATCAATCACCCATGGTTATAAGAGCAAAATATTGGACAGAATTTATGGGAATAGTAGTGCCTGTTCATGTGGGGGGCGAGGAAATCTGCAAAGCAAATGGCATTGTTCCTGTCTACCTAAAAGTTTGTAAAAAGAAAAGGGGCTATTATGAAGGGACTTTTAAAATAATTACCGAGAACCCAACAGAAGTCGAAAATTATAAGATTACCGATGCTTTTTTAAGGGAAACTGAAAAATCTATCCGTGAAGCTCCCGAGTATTATTTTTGGACCCACAAAAGATGGAAGCACCGTGACAAAGCTCCTGAAGTTCTCCAACAATAAGTTATGAATGAGCCAAATGGATACTAATGGGTTAAAAATCCTATACTTTTCTTAAAAACCAGTGAAGGTTCAAGATTGTTTCATACATTAATCGAAATCAATCAATCAAAAATGAGACAGTTATCAACCCTTGTACTCCTGTGCTGTTTTGCACTGTCCTTTGGGCAACGTCCTGCAAAACAAATTTCAAACGAAACTTTAGAAACCATTAAAAAGGATGTTTGGATACCCTTTATGGAAGCTTATGACCAATCCGATTCGCAAAAATTAAAGTCCATTCACTCCAAAGACATAGTTAGGGTGACCCAGGACCAAAATCTAATTGAGACTGGGGAAAGTTACTTAACGAACTTTGGCCAATTTGTGGAATCCGTGAAAGCACAAGGAAATCAACTCGGAATCGCTTTTGCCATTCTGTCCACCGCCATGGACGAAAGTGGTGAACTTGCCTACCAAACCGGATATTATCGGTTCAGCTCTAAACGCGGAACAGACGAAGACTTTGTGGTAAGAGGCTACGGAATATTCAGCGTTGGGCTCAAAAAAGAGAATGGTTCATGGAAAATATGGCTCGATTCAGACAAGCATATTGACCTTCCCCACGAAGAATTCAATGCCCAAGAAATTGTGTATGAATTGGAGGAATCTTAATTGATTCCAGCCACCTCCTTAATTTCACCAATGATTCGGTCTGCTAGCCGATCTGCTGCTTCCTGTGATTTGGCTTCGGTATAAATCCGGATGATGGGCTCGGTATTGGACTTGCGTAAGTGCACCCAGTTTTCAGGGAAATCAACTTTTACACCATCAATGGTCGAAACTTGCTCATCTTTGTATTTGGTATGCATGGCTTCCAATAAGGCGTCCACATTTAACTCCCGAGTCAGCTCAATCTTCTTTTTGCTCATAAAATAGCTTGGGTAACTGGCTCGAAGCTCCGCTACAGTTCCACCTCGCTCCGCCATCAACATGAGAAACAAGGCCGTTCCCACCAAGGCATCCCGGCCATAATGGCTTTCAGGATAAATAATACCTCCATTACCTTCCCCACCAATAATGGCATTGTTGGCCTTCATTTTGGCAACGACATTCACTTCGCCAACGGCAGCCGCTTCATAAGTGCCACCATGTTTTTCGGTGATATCCCGCAATGCACGTGATGAAGACAAATTGGAAACGGTATTTCCCTTAGTTTTACTCAATACGTAATCGGCACAAGCCACAAGTGTATATTCTTCGCCAAACATTTCCCCATCATTGCTGATAAACGCCAAACGGTCTACATCGGGGTCGACCACAATACCAAAATCAGCCTTTTCCTCCACTACTTTTTTGCATATATCCCCTAAGTGCTCTTTTAAAGGCTCTGGATTATGTGGAAAATGACCCGTAGGGTCACAGTACATTTTAATGACTTCGACTCCTAATTCTTCCAATAATTTTGGGATAGCGATACCCCCAGTGGAATTCACTCCATCCACAACTACCTTGAAACCGGCTTTTTTGATGACCTCTGCATCCACTAAAGACAGTTCCAGAACTTCATCCACATGGATGTCCATGTACGAATCGTTCTTGGTGATTTCTCCCAAATCATCCACTTCTGCAAACTCAAAATCTTCTTTTTCAGCCAAAGCTAAAATCTTAGCTCCTTGTTCTGCATCCAAAAATTCGCCCTTCTCGTTCAACAATTTAAGCGCGTTCCACTGCTTTGGGTTATGACTCGCCGTTAAAATAATGCCGCCATCAGCCTTTTCCAAAGGCACCGCAATTTCAACCGTTGGCGTGGTGGACAATCCTAGGTCAATCACGTCAATTCCAAGGCCCACCAAGGTAGAAACCACCAAATTTTGAATCATCTCACCCGAAAGTCGGGCATCACGACCAATAACCACAGTTAGTTTATCCTTGTTGGCATACGATTTTAACCAAGTTCCGTAGGATGCTGCAAATTTAACCGCATCCAGTGGGGTAAGATTATTGTTGGTTTTGCCTCCTATGGTTCCTCGTATTCCAGAAATTGATTTGATCAGTGTCATAAATTGTTAAAAAAGTTTTTGCAAATATAGTTGGGCATTCCCTAATCCAAGTTTTGAATTTGTAAATTTCGTCAGAAAAGGAAAAGTCCCGATGAACTTCTTGGCACATATTTATCTGTCGTTTGACGACAAGGAAATTACTTTGGGAAACTTTTTTGCCGATCATATCCGAGGTAACAAGTACAAGCACTACCCAGAAAGAATCCAAAAAGGTATCATTTTACATCGGGAAATTGACACCTTCACGGATTCCCACCCCATTGCCAAACAAAGTAGCAAGCGGCTCCATAAAAATTACAGTCATTACAGCCGGGTAATAGTGGACATTTTTTACGATCATTTTTTGGCCAAAAATTGGAATGATTACTCTCCGGTGCTCCTTGCCGAGTATGTGGAGAATTTTTATGATCTGTTGGAGGATAATTACGAAATACTTCCACTGGGTACCAAACGGTTGATGCCGTATATGATTACTGATAACTGGTTGCTCAACTATGCCAACCTTGCTGGCATAGATCGGGTTCTCAACGGGATGAACCGAAGGACGAAGAACAAATCCAGAATGAATTTCGCCATCATGGACCTAGAAGAACACTATACTGATTTTGAAAATGAGTTCACCGCTTTTTTTGAAGAATTGATTACCTTTTCCCGGCAAAAATTTATTTCTCTATGCGAAGACTGATACTCCTCCTTCCCTTTATCTTATTTGTACATTGTAAACAGCAACCAGCCGCACCAACCGGTCTGGTCACCGAAAGTGCCATGGTGGTCTCAGCTCGTGAGGAGTCCTCCAAAATAGGTGCAGATATTATGAAAAAGGGTGGCAATGCGTTTGATGCCATGGTGGCCACAGAACTTTCCTTGGTCATCTCCTACCCTTTTGCGGGCAGCGTTGGTGGTGGAGGTTTTATGGTGTATCGAAAAAATAACGGTGAAGTCGGGGGCATTGACTACAGGGAAAAAGCCCCTTTGGCGGCACATAAAGACATGTATTTGGACTCCTTGGGCAATGTGATTCCCGGTTTGAGTACATCGGGTGGAACGGCATCCGGGGTTCCCGGAACCGTGGCCGGTGTTTTGAAAGTGCATGAAAAATTTGGAAAACTTCCCTTAAAAGAAATCATTGAGCCCATAATTGCACTCGCTAAAAAAGGAGTCGTAATCACCGAAAAACAGGCAAGCCGATTGGAAAGGTACAGAGAACAATTTATTGAAGCCAATGGGGACAGTTCTAAGTACGCAATGAAATTTAAAGCAGGTGATACCTTAAAAAATCCTGAATATGCCAATACCCTTCAAAAAATTATGGATGAAGGTCGAGATGGATTTTACAAAGGTGAGATTGCCCAAAAATTGGCCACATTTGTTCAGGAAAATGGTGGTTACATCACCGAAAAGGATTTGGCCAAATATGAAGCCGTCTGGAGAGACCCCATTGTTTTTGATTACAAGGACATCAAAATTATTTCCATGAGCCCTCCCAGCAGTGGTGGGGTGACCATCAATCAAATTTTTAAGATGATGGAGCCTTATCACCTTTCCGATTTTGGCCATAATTCCACCAAGACCATTCAATTGTTTACCGAAGCTTCCAGACGAGCCTACGCGGATAGAAACTACTTTTTGGGCGACCCTGATTTTGTGGATATTCCTTATGATGTTCTCTTGAACGATGAATACCTACAAGAAAGAATGTCGAGCTTTTCCTTTGATCAAGCCACACTTTCTTCCGAAGTAAGCCATGGTGAGGTAGAAGTTGTGGAAAGCTCCCAAACCACCCACTACTCCATTGTGGACAGTGAGGGGAATGCCATTTCGGCCACCTCCACACTAAATGGAGGGTATGGTTCCAAATTATACTGTGCTGAACTGGGATTCTTTTTAAATAATGAAATGGATGAT
Encoded here:
- the glmM gene encoding phosphoglucosamine mutase; the protein is MTLIKSISGIRGTIGGKTNNNLTPLDAVKFAASYGTWLKSYANKDKLTVVIGRDARLSGEMIQNLVVSTLVGLGIDVIDLGLSTTPTVEIAVPLEKADGGIILTASHNPKQWNALKLLNEKGEFLDAEQGAKILALAEKEDFEFAEVDDLGEITKNDSYMDIHVDEVLELSLVDAEVIKKAGFKVVVDGVNSTGGIAIPKLLEELGVEVIKMYCDPTGHFPHNPEPLKEHLGDICKKVVEEKADFGIVVDPDVDRLAFISNDGEMFGEEYTLVACADYVLSKTKGNTVSNLSSSRALRDITEKHGGTYEAAAVGEVNVVAKMKANNAIIGGEGNGGIIYPESHYGRDALVGTALFLMLMAERGGTVAELRASYPSYFMSKKKIELTRELNVDALLEAMHTKYKDEQVSTIDGVKVDFPENWVHLRKSNTEPIIRIYTEAKSQEAADRLADRIIGEIKEVAGIN
- a CDS encoding ACP phosphodiesterase codes for the protein MNFLAHIYLSFDDKEITLGNFFADHIRGNKYKHYPERIQKGIILHREIDTFTDSHPIAKQSSKRLHKNYSHYSRVIVDIFYDHFLAKNWNDYSPVLLAEYVENFYDLLEDNYEILPLGTKRLMPYMITDNWLLNYANLAGIDRVLNGMNRRTKNKSRMNFAIMDLEEHYTDFENEFTAFFEELITFSRQKFISLCED
- the ggt gene encoding gamma-glutamyltransferase; the protein is MRRLILLLPFILFVHCKQQPAAPTGLVTESAMVVSAREESSKIGADIMKKGGNAFDAMVATELSLVISYPFAGSVGGGGFMVYRKNNGEVGGIDYREKAPLAAHKDMYLDSLGNVIPGLSTSGGTASGVPGTVAGVLKVHEKFGKLPLKEIIEPIIALAKKGVVITEKQASRLERYREQFIEANGDSSKYAMKFKAGDTLKNPEYANTLQKIMDEGRDGFYKGEIAQKLATFVQENGGYITEKDLAKYEAVWRDPIVFDYKDIKIISMSPPSSGGVTINQIFKMMEPYHLSDFGHNSTKTIQLFTEASRRAYADRNYFLGDPDFVDIPYDVLLNDEYLQERMSSFSFDQATLSSEVSHGEVEVVESSQTTHYSIVDSEGNAISATSTLNGGYGSKLYCAELGFFLNNEMDDFSAKPGVPNMFGLVGAEANSIAPEKRMLSSMTPTIVEKDGKLYMVVGTPGGSTIITAVAQTILNVYEFNLSMQEAVNAPRFHHQWLPDMVIFEPEGFTEELKSELKSKGYIINEERTPIIGKVDAIRVLPDGKLEGGADKRGDDTAVGF